The following coding sequences lie in one Oncorhynchus kisutch isolate 150728-3 linkage group LG3, Okis_V2, whole genome shotgun sequence genomic window:
- the LOC109875044 gene encoding kinetochore protein NDC80 homolog encodes MERSRMNRASSSRLSELPQRVESNRMSMVYATPQSKQSFGKLNIPKPQSVTSERRTSFFGSRTSGAGMARNSAFGAFGGAEKMKDPRPLHDKAYVQQCIRQLCEFLSEKGFPGSMSVKSLQSPSTKEFLKIFEFIYCLLDPTFQMPTSKVEEEVPRILKDLGYPFVLSKSSMYSVGAPHTWPQVLGSVVWLIDTVKVFCCMSDQDLLFADFSDGSTEIEDGVEFNKLFLDYTAETYNKFMQGADTFDEEDADYLAKLKRLYNVDEGLLASMEEKYRILSGEVERLEKESQTDRLMVKRTEKVKLQTDLQKLQSYRSNLESFKANLENKASGLAEELEASGLQVETLKQEESRLQHILSTQKFTPADIERINWEKRELQQTINSLSKSLEQAEQHMWNEEIALAKAKETAEVKLAEYHKLARKLKLIPVSAENACGHDFEIRTSTEYGPSTMVQCRTQIQQLLRKLITDVDEECSRLTDMKLSLEESIEQVNSNISDKANDLKQLREQIRRLDEQLEQDMQDIAHEEQKWSAEMESVETHRKLLEKKVTLGYDESVEQLKAAQQQYHLVLQETNEERRTVVNNLASVLTTAANHLSIVEKFLEDQHKRVDRVYAEAFREDEVDIQKMKDIMESFIAKVNSM; translated from the exons ATGGAAAG ATCCAGGATGAACCGAGCATCCAGCAGTAGGCTCTCTGAGCTCCCTCAAAGAGTTGAAAGCAACAGAATGAGCATGGTTTATGCAACACCCCAGAG CAAACAATCCTTCGGAAAGTTGAACATTCCTAAACCCCAGTCTGTCACATCCGAGAGAAGAACCAGCTTTTTTGGTAGTCG GACCAGTGGGGCTGGCATGGCTCGCAACAGCGCCTTTGGAGCCTTTGGCGGTGCAGAGAAGATGAAGGATCCCCGGCCCTTACACGATAAGGCCTATGTTCAGCAGTGCATCAGACAGTTGTGTGAG TTTCTGTCAGAGAAGGGCTTTCCGGGTTCAATGTCAGTCAAGTCTCTCCAGTCGCCCTCCACCAAGGAGTTCCTAAAGATCTTTGAGTTCATCTACTGCCTCCTGGACCCCACCTTCCAGATGCCCACCTCCAAAGTGGAGGAAGAGGTCCCCAGGATTCTCAAAGACTTGGG GTATCCATTTGTTCTCTCCAAAAGTTCCATGTACTCTGTGGGGGCACCACATACATGGCCACAGGTCTTGGGGTCTGTTGTCTGGCTCATCGATACTGTGAAG GTCTTTTGCTGTATGAGTGATCAGGACCTGCTCTTTGCTGATTTCTCTGACGGAAGCACTGAGATTGAGGACGGGGTGGAGTTCAACAAG CTCTTTCTGGACTACACCGCTGAAACATACAACAAGTTCATGCAAGGAGCGGATACATTTGATGAAGAGGATGCAGATTATCTTGCTAAACTAA AGAGACTTTACAACGTTGACGAAGGGCTTCTCGCATCCATGGAGGAAAAGTACAGGATTCTGAGCGGTGAGGTTGAACGGCTGGAGAAAGAAAGTCAAACG GACCGATTGATGGTCAAAAGAACGGAGAAAGTCAAACTTCAGACAGACCTGCAGAAGCTGCAGAGTTATCGCAGTAACCTGGAGTCTTTCAAAGCCAACCTGGAGAACAAAGCCTCTGGATTGGCCGAGGAGCTGGAAGCATCGG GACTGCAAGTGGAGACCCTAAAACAGGAGGAGTCCCGGCTCCAACACATCTTGTCCACCCAGAAGTTCACTCCCGCAGACATTGAGAGGATCAACTGGGAGAAGAGGGAGCTGCAGCAGACCATCAACAGCCTGAGCAAGAGCCTGGAGCAGGCCGAGCAGCACATGTGGAACGAGGAGATCGCTCTGGCCAAGGCCAAGGAGACG GCCGAAGTGAAGCTGGCCGAGTACCACAAGCTTGCCCGCAAACTGAAGCTCATCCCTGTGTCTGCCGAGAACGCATGCGGCCACGACTTTGAGATCAGGACCTCCACAGAATACGGACCGTCCACCATGGTTCAATGCAGAACACAGATTCAA CAACTACTGAGGAAACTGATCACTGATGTGGACGAGGAGTGTAGTCGACTGACAGACATGAAACTAAGCCTGGAGGAGTCCATAGAACAG GTGAATTCCAATATTTCAGATAAAGCGAATGACTTGAAACAACTGAGAGAGCAAATCCGTAGGCTCGACGAGCAGCTCGAACAAGACATGCAG gacattGCCCATGAGGAGCAGAAGTGGTCTGCTGAGATGGAGTCTGTGGAGACTCACCGCAAGCTGCTGGAGAAGAAGGTGACCCTGGGCTATGATGAGTCTGTGGAGCAGCTGAAAGCTGCACAGCAACA GTACCATCTTGTCCTGCAAGAAACCAATGAGGAGCGGCGGACTGTGGTTAACAACCTTGCCAGTGTGTTAACCACGGCTGCCAACCACCTGTCCATTGTAGAG AAATTCTTAGAGGATCAACACAAGCGAGTAGACAGGGTGTACGCGGAAGCTTTCCGGGAGGACGAGGTGGACATTCAGAAGATGAAGGACATTATGGAGAGCTTCATCGCTAAAGTAAATAGCATGTAG